Below is a window of Sulfurisphaera ohwakuensis DNA.
ATAAGAGAGCAAATAGTAAGCGTGGTAAATGATGAGAACCCAGAAGAGTTAATGAATTTTATAGATGCAATAAAGAAAATTAGTGGTAACGATTCTAATAATCTAAATTTGCTAGTATGGGAGGCTGTGAAAACTATGATGGATGGTGCCACATTACCCTTTACACAGAAGTTGAAGGAAATATTTTCACCACTCTTTCCATTATCTGGAATAAATAATTATTTTGTGAAACTTGAGAATGAAATTAATGAAATTGAAAAAGCAAGTCCAGAGATCATGAAGTTGCAAGTTCAGTTAGAGGAAAAAAGAAAGGAAACTCTGAAACTAATTCAGCAAATCAAGAATGAGTTGGGTGGATAATATGAATGTGGTTGAGCTGGTAGAATTAGTTAGTAAAAAGAGAAGGGAAATGAATAAAGAAAAGCTAGAAGAAGAAATAAGGAGAACACTAAATCAATTGAGCGAACTCAGAGATTCAATAGAAAAATTAAAAGAGATAAAAACAAAAATGATTTTGTGCAGTGAAGAGATTAATGACGATAAAAAGTCGATATTGCAATCCAATGATCCAGATTATATATCTAGTATGGTAAACCTAATATATCAAAAAGTTAATAATTGCTATAAAAAGATTGAAGAAGAAAGAAGAATTAAAATTGAAGAACAAAAAAGGAGAATAAGAGAAATCAATGAGAAATTAATAGTCTACAAAAAAATCTTTAAAAATATATTTAACGAAAATATTGATGTTCATATACTTTCAGACAAACTTGAGGACCTGGACAATGAGATAAAGAAAGGAGAAGATGAAATAGAAAGATTAAATGACATATTAAAATCTAGGATAGGGAGTAACTTAGAATTGCTAGTCAAACTTATAGAGAATAATGAGATAGAAATAGACCAAGAAAACCTCAATGAAGTAATAGAATTAACTAGATTTTTAGTAAATAAAGGCCTTATATTGTCGTTAAGGTTTTCAAAATGAGTGATGTGATAGATAAAATAAAAAAGCTAGCAATTGATGAGAGAGAAAAAGCGAATAAATTAAAAGCTGATATTTTACTTCTCTCCGAAGAAATTAGAAGAGGAAAAATTGATTTAACATTTGAAGAAGTTAAAGGAACTGTAGGGGAACATATAGCTTGTGCAATAGATGGTGGTAAACTTGAAGTGGATTTAGGTGATTCTTATCTTATTATTGCAAAAGCAGTATCTGTAATAGGAAAATATGGGGAAATTAAGGAGATACCTCCGACTATAGTTAGAGATTTTAAGATAGTTAGTGATTATTATGGAGAGGATGAAGTTAAGAAACGGTCTATAATCCTTATGCTTACATTGGAGACCAATTTACTCAGTCAAGCTAATTGTGATAAAATCTTCATTGATGGACCTTTAATTGATCCACCAGTATATGATGAGGAATTGGAGGAATATTTTCTAGTTAGAAGTAATGTGATTAAAAGGAAAGAACCAATAGGAATAGTGAAAAGGTTCAGTCATAGACTTTTGATAAACTACTTGAACGATATGGGTTACGATTTTTCAAACATTAGAGAAAGCTATCTAGTAACCATACTTTTCTCAGAATTAAGGAAAAGTTTAAAGAGTAAAGAAGCAGTTGCACTTGGATGGATTAATTGGGATGAAATATTTAAGAAAAAAAGTAATATATTCAAAGACCTTGAAGGGTTGAGTAGGGCGTATTTAAAATTAGGCCTAAAGATCTATTCGTCTTATTTCCAATTAAGTCCGATTTCTCCGGTGGTAAGGATAGATACGTTGTTACCAAGTGGATTAGACTTCATAAAGATATGGGGTATTGAAGGAGAAAAAGAGGTTACAATATTAAATAAAATTGCAGATAGCCTTGCTAAGGTAAGGAGTGAAGAGGCTAACAGTTATGTTTCACTATTTCGAATGCTCAGAGGGAACGAAGATTTCTTTTCATATTTATCTAAGTTTTAGCTTCTTTTTTCTTTTTAACAATCTTTATTAGATCTATCACATCCTTCTTAGCTTCTTCTAATTCCTTCACAATTTTTATATATTTTTCTAATCTTACTAATGCATCTCTTCCTTTTTCTGTTAACGAGTATGTTACTCTTTTCCCACTTTGAACTTTCTTTATATAGCCCTCTTTTTCAAGTAGTTCTAGGTATTTAGTTAATTCAATAAGATTAATACCAGCATTATACATAATTCTTGTTTTAGTGGAATTATTATTGCATGCACTTAAAATTGAGTACATTATTTCGAGAGAAGTTCTCTTTAGTCTTTTGCTCATTATAATATTTCTATTCCTTAAAATATTTAAATGTTACGTGGTAAAAATAGTTACAGCTAACTCTTAGTTTCTTAAAAAAATTCAAAACAATATGCTCTATGATTTAAGAAGGATTGATTACAAATTTGTTGAATTGCTGTTAGAAGAATATTTCTCAGATAATAATAACGTTGTAAATGATTTTTATATAGTAAAAATAGCCGAAGATGATGAAAGAAAGATATATAGATTCAAAGTTTGGTTATTTAGACCAACCGATACTAGAGTAGACGGGTTTACTGGTTATGTTTATTTTTATAGGAATAAAGTTGTAATAAAATTACCCGTAGTTAAGGAGATCAGGTTACAAAATGAATTCTTAGAGAGAATAATTAATCTTTTTGAGCAGATTTATCTAAGACTTGGTAGACAAGAAATTCTTTAACCATTGAAGTATTTTATCGTCATTGTTATCTTCCATAAACTTTATGTAGTTAGCAATAAAATCATTCAGATAAGAGTATTTATTTAGATATTCCTTTAACACTCTTATAGCTGTAGCTTTATTAATTTTATATTCCTTTTTCTCTCTTTCAAAATCTAAAACTGTCCTGTCCTCATAAAATATAATTCTACCTATTAGACTATCATCATTTAATATATCATATTCAACCCCATATATGGTCTCTACAACGTAACTACCATCGTCAAATACCTTTATAGGTTTCTCTTTAAAGTAACTTCCTTTAATAACACTTATTCCTAGTACTCTTAGATATCTTCTAGTTAATTCGAGTATTTCATTCTCACTGCATTTACTATCTTTTTTATGCGATATTAAGTGCTTAATATCATCTTCAAAGACTTTTCTTCCACGTATTAATCCGCTGTTAAATAATATGTCAAGAATTTCCAATACGTCTTTTTCACATTCCATAACGAATTCTTTGATGGGAAGTTATTAAAGTATTATCTCCTCTTTCATGTCATTATTAATAATCCTTTCTGCTAACGTCCTTATCTCTGGAACTATAGGCAAATCTTCTATTTTGCCGTGAAATTGAAAAACTGAATCATAAAATTTTACTATAACTCCTTTTGGAAAACCTAACTCTTTCATAAGCTTTTTTATACTTTCAATATATCTTTCTTTTTCCTCTATAGCCATATTTATTATTCCAGCCAATAATTTCCAATCTAAAGGTGCTTCAGCACTAATTCTTCTTAGATAAACTATAGAATCATCTATGGAAAATGGTAAAACATCTGAAATAAGTACAACATATGCTTTCTCATTAGGGAAAACTTGTTTAAAAGCCATAGTCTCGTATTTTATAGGATTAGAATCCCATGTTAGAAATACTGGATTATCTAAAATCATATAATCAAAGTTTTCCTTCCTTAAAAAATTCTCATAAAAATTATAAAATTCTTGAATTTTCTTGAATTCTGTAAAAGCTTTATAAAAGTTAATACCACTAGAAAACATCTTTACAATCTTTAAACTTCCATCTTTAATTTTAATTTCTTTGTAAAAATTTTTGGGTTCCTTTCCAAAAGCTATTTGAACCAGTAAACCATCTTCATCGATTTTGGCTAATTGTGAGGTCCAATTCATCATATCTCTATCAATAAAAAGTATTTTCTTTCCTTTTTCGGCTAAAGCCTTAGCTAACATTAAAGACAACGTTGACTTTCCAACGCCGCCTTTATACGCATGAAAAGCAATTCTCATTGGTTACACATATGAGTATATTATTATTTATATCTTTTATCTCGCTAGTTAATCGTTATAAAGTTTAGGGGTTCAAAGGGGGCGAAAAACCTCGCCTTTTAAGGCGGGGATGGATAGCCCCCTTTGTAGAAATATTTTTTAATCCACTCTCGAACATTTTATTAATGCCCAACGTAGGGTTCCGCTTTCGTGCATATGCTGACGATCAAACAATTAGGGCGTTAAAAGCCCAGTTGAGGTTAGCATGTGAGATGTACAACACCCTACGCTGGGCAGATATCTATTTCTACCAAAGGGACGGAAAGGGTCTTACACAAACGGAGTTAAGACAGCTCGCTCTAGATCTAAGAAAGCAAGATAAGGAGTACCAACAACTCTACTCACAAGTAGTACAGCAAATTGCCGATCGTTATTACGATGCTAGGGATAGGTTCTTCAAAGGTCTAGCACACTTTCCTAAGGAGAAGAAACCCCATAAGTACTACTCTCTTGTTTACCCACAAAGTGGGTGGAAAATACTTGAGAGCAGGGAAATAAGGACTAAGAGTAGGAAGAATAAGAAGAAGCTGGTGTTATTGAGGTTATCAAATCTCGGCGTGTTTAAGGTCATTGTTCATAGGGACTTCCCGCTTGACAAAGTAAAGAGGGTGGTAGTTAAACTAACACGTTCAGAGAGAGTATATGTCTCCTTCATAGTTGAAGGTGTTGGATTCCCTCAACTCCCAAAGACTGGTAAGGTAGTTGCAATAGATGTTGGGATAGAGAAACTCTTAACCACGAGTGATGGGTTCTATTTCCCTAACTTGAGACCTTATGAGAGGGCACTTGAGAAGATAAGGAAACTCCACAAGGTTCTCTCGAGGAAAGAGTTCTTGTCGAAAAATTGGTTTAAAGCAAAAGTGAAGTTAGCTAGGGGTTATGAACACTTGAAGAACTTGAGACAAGATCTCTATATGAAGTTGGGTAAGTGGTTTGCACAACATTATGACGTTGTAGTAATGGAGGATATAGATGTTAAACAACTGGTGGAGGAGTCAGAAAGGAAGTTGAGGGTGAGGTTACATGATGTTGCGTTCCATGAGTTGAAGAGAATACTAGAATATCAGTTGGAAAAATATGGAAAGAAACTGTTGTTAATAAATCCAGCATATACTTCAAAGATGTGTGTCAAATGCGGGTACGTAAAGAAGGAGTTAACTTTGACTGACCGTGTGTTCAGCTGTCCTAAGTGTGGTTGGGTTACTGATCGTGATTATAACGCTTGCTTAAACATATTGAAGAGATCGGGGTGGGAGCCATCCTTAGTGCCTGTGGAGCTCCACCCTCTACCCGTAGCGAAAAGTTATGGGCAAGGTGGGGCTATGAAGCAGGAAGCTCCGCCCTTCAGGGCGGGGTAGCTCACATCTCGTTAGTGTATCATTAATAAAATAGTTAATTCTATATTTAGGAATAAAATAAAACAAACGGAAAATCAAAAAGCTTTTCTTTTCATAGTCAATATTATATATATGAGAGCAAAAGTCTCAGATTATATGAATACAGCTGTTGTGACTGTATCCCTAAATTCTACAATGGAAGAGATATTAAGCATATTATCTAGAGAAAGTAGTGGAAGAGTCATAGTGCTTGATAATGAAAAACCTATTAGTATAATTACTACTAGAAGTATTATTGCGGCTTTTTCTGAATACAGTTTGGATCTATTTAGCTTAAAAGCAAAGGATCTAATGTCAGAGGACTTAATAAGCGTAACACCAGATACCCCAGTTATTGATGCTATTAAAATCATGATAAATAATAATATAGGTGGATTACCAGTAGTGGAGAATCAAGTAATTAGGGGATTGTTTACAGAAAGAGAAGTAATAAATGTAATAGCTAATCTTAAGTTTTCTGGTATAGTAGACTCAATAATGAGTACCAAGATAGAAACTATTCCACAAAATTCTACGATTTTAGAAGCAGCTAAAATTATGACCATGAGAGGTATTAGAAGATTACCAATAGTAAACGAATATAGAATGGTTGGAATAATAACTGCTGCAGACATTGTAAAGTATCTTGAAAAACATAAGAATATAGGTAATGTATTAGACGCAGGAACAAAAAATCCTTGGACAATTAATAGATATACAAGTATAATTGATGCAGCTAAAATTATGAAAGAGAAAAAGATAGGTACTTTGCCCGTTGTTGATAATTCTAAATTAGTTGGTATTGTAACTGAGAGGGATTTAATGTATTCATTATTAACTGTAGAACTCAACAGCTAACATACTTACACCACCATAAGGCACTTCGTAACCTATAATTTCAGCTTTTTTTGGTTTAACTGCCCCTAATACTACAAATAGAGGTCTAAGCATTCCTTCTGGTGAAGCTACTTCCCATTCTTTTGTTCCTTCTAATTTAAAGAGTGAAGCTAAATCCCCTTCTTTTAATTTCTGAATTAATATTTGATCAAATTTGGTCTGCCTAGGTTTTGCATTTAAATACATTAATTCAAGCCTATGAGTTGGAGATCCTGTCCCCATAATTAATACGTTTCTATCTCCTACAACTCTCCCGATAACTTCTCCAAGTTTATAGTGAATTTCTGCTGATAAGTCAGTTATTGAAATTGTAACAGCTTTTACACCTTCTGGATACATATACATTAACGGAATCCATGCTCCATGATCTAATCCCCATTTATTATCTTGCTTTATTGGTAATCCTTCTTTTTGTCCCTCCTCTACAATTTTATTTGCTAAATCGACATCATTATCAGCTGAATAGCAGAATTTATATAATTCATCTGGAAAACCATAATAATCTTGAATACACTCAAGCTTTGACTGAGTCTCTACTAGGAAAGTTCCAGACCAGCTGAAGAAGTGTGGGCTAATTATTATTACACTATCGAATTTCCCAAGTTT
It encodes the following:
- a CDS encoding DNA double-strand break repair nuclease NurA; this translates as MSDVIDKIKKLAIDEREKANKLKADILLLSEEIRRGKIDLTFEEVKGTVGEHIACAIDGGKLEVDLGDSYLIIAKAVSVIGKYGEIKEIPPTIVRDFKIVSDYYGEDEVKKRSIILMLTLETNLLSQANCDKIFIDGPLIDPPVYDEELEEYFLVRSNVIKRKEPIGIVKRFSHRLLINYLNDMGYDFSNIRESYLVTILFSELRKSLKSKEAVALGWINWDEIFKKKSNIFKDLEGLSRAYLKLGLKIYSSYFQLSPISPVVRIDTLLPSGLDFIKIWGIEGEKEVTILNKIADSLAKVRSEEANSYVSLFRMLRGNEDFFSYLSKF
- a CDS encoding DUF4364 family protein, with product MSKRLKRTSLEIMYSILSACNNNSTKTRIMYNAGINLIELTKYLELLEKEGYIKKVQSGKRVTYSLTEKGRDALVRLEKYIKIVKELEEAKKDVIDLIKIVKKKKEAKT
- a CDS encoding AAA family ATPase, with the protein product MRIAFHAYKGGVGKSTLSLMLAKALAEKGKKILFIDRDMMNWTSQLAKIDEDGLLVQIAFGKEPKNFYKEIKIKDGSLKIVKMFSSGINFYKAFTEFKKIQEFYNFYENFLRKENFDYMILDNPVFLTWDSNPIKYETMAFKQVFPNEKAYVVLISDVLPFSIDDSIVYLRRISAEAPLDWKLLAGIINMAIEEKERYIESIKKLMKELGFPKGVIVKFYDSVFQFHGKIEDLPIVPEIRTLAERIINNDMKEEIIL
- a CDS encoding RNA-guided endonuclease InsQ/TnpB family protein; translation: MPNVGFRFRAYADDQTIRALKAQLRLACEMYNTLRWADIYFYQRDGKGLTQTELRQLALDLRKQDKEYQQLYSQVVQQIADRYYDARDRFFKGLAHFPKEKKPHKYYSLVYPQSGWKILESREIRTKSRKNKKKLVLLRLSNLGVFKVIVHRDFPLDKVKRVVVKLTRSERVYVSFIVEGVGFPQLPKTGKVVAIDVGIEKLLTTSDGFYFPNLRPYERALEKIRKLHKVLSRKEFLSKNWFKAKVKLARGYEHLKNLRQDLYMKLGKWFAQHYDVVVMEDIDVKQLVEESERKLRVRLHDVAFHELKRILEYQLEKYGKKLLLINPAYTSKMCVKCGYVKKELTLTDRVFSCPKCGWVTDRDYNACLNILKRSGWEPSLVPVELHPLPVAKSYGQGGAMKQEAPPFRAG
- a CDS encoding CBS domain-containing protein, whose amino-acid sequence is MRAKVSDYMNTAVVTVSLNSTMEEILSILSRESSGRVIVLDNEKPISIITTRSIIAAFSEYSLDLFSLKAKDLMSEDLISVTPDTPVIDAIKIMINNNIGGLPVVENQVIRGLFTEREVINVIANLKFSGIVDSIMSTKIETIPQNSTILEAAKIMTMRGIRRLPIVNEYRMVGIITAADIVKYLEKHKNIGNVLDAGTKNPWTINRYTSIIDAAKIMKEKKIGTLPVVDNSKLVGIVTERDLMYSLLTVELNS
- a CDS encoding DODA-type extradiol aromatic ring-opening family dioxygenase; translated protein: MEENVEYNLMKGIFVSHGSPMILVENDPWKDLLREWGKKLGKFDSVIIISPHFFSWSGTFLVETQSKLECIQDYYGFPDELYKFCYSADNDVDLANKIVEEGQKEGLPIKQDNKWGLDHGAWIPLMYMYPEGVKAVTISITDLSAEIHYKLGEVIGRVVGDRNVLIMGTGSPTHRLELMYLNAKPRQTKFDQILIQKLKEGDLASLFKLEGTKEWEVASPEGMLRPLFVVLGAVKPKKAEIIGYEVPYGGVSMLAVEFYS